From one Gossypium hirsutum isolate 1008001.06 chromosome D08, Gossypium_hirsutum_v2.1, whole genome shotgun sequence genomic stretch:
- the LOC121203040 gene encoding protochlorophyllide-dependent translocon component 52, chloroplastic isoform X1: MDVLRAASAIGPLPCILTTATRNKTQFPKSIFHNLNLKLPALTRNGSKSRLFMTLSSTPSSTMESIEPPMPELEADGREKERFDWYSQWYPVMPVCDLDKRVPHGKKVLGLDLVVWWDKNENEWKVFDDTCPHRLAPLSEGRIDQWGRLQCVYHGWCFNGNGDCKIIPQAPLDGPPVHTFKKACVAVYPSVVQHDIVWVWPNADPQYKDIITKKKPPYIPELDDPSFSRPMGNRDLPFGYEFLIENLMDFAHLPYAHYGIIRTPTPKVKVDREGGRPLDMKVKKLDINGFVEQEWGNSNFIAPCIIHTFADAEVDEENHRLMLIFMCVPVSPGNSRLIWIFPRKFGVWIDQIVPRWMFHIGVNLVLDSDLYLLHVEERKIMEIGATNWQKACFLPTKSDAMVVGFRRWFNKYAGSEIDWKGKYSGALPPSLPREQLMDRYWSHVVNCKSCNSAYKGLKALEVMLQIMSVILIGIIVVTKQKMMSMVAKTTMVSMAIICFAASKWLAHFIYKNFHYHGYNHAFH, encoded by the exons ATGGATGTTCTTAGAGCTGCTTCTGCTATTGGTCCTTTACCATGCATTCTAACAACAGCAACAAGAAACAAAACCCAGTTTCCTAAatccatctttcacaatttaaacttaaaattaccAGCTCTTACAAGAAATGGATCGAAATCCAGGTTGTTTATGACCTTATCATCGACCCCATCATCAACAATGGAGTCCATCGAGCCACCTATGCCGGAACTTGAGGCTGACGGTCGCGAGAAAGAGAGATTCGATTGGTACTCACAGTGGTACCCGGTGATGCCAGTATGTGATTTGGATAAGAGGGTGCCACATGGTAAGAAGGTATTGGGACTTGATCTAGTGGTGTGGTGGGATAAGAATGAGAACGAATGGAAAGTGTTTGATGATACTTGTCCTCATAGATTAGCTCCTTTATCTGAGGGAAGAATTGATCAATGGGGGAGATTACAGTGTGTGTACCATGGTTGGTGCTTTAATGGCAATGGTGATTGCAAAATCATTCCTCAAGCTCCCTTAGATGGACCCCCG GTCCATACATTCAAGAAAGCATGTGTGGCTGTTTATCCAAGTGTTGTGCAACATGATATTGTATGGGTTTGGCCAAATGCTGATCCTCAATACAAAGATATTATAACAAAGAAAAAGCCTCCTTACATACCTGAGTTGGATGATCCTTCGTTTTCAAGGCCGATGGGAAATAGAGATCTTCCTTTcgg GTATGAGTTCTTGATTGAAAATCTTATGGATTTTGCTCATCTTCCATATGCACATTACGGAATAATCCGCACTCCGACCCCTAAGG TGAAGGTTGATAGAGAAGGGGGTAGACCACTTGATATGAAAGTCAAGAAGTTGGATATAAATGGTTTTGTTGAACAAGAATGGGGCAATTCTAACTTTATTGCTCCTTGTATCATCCATACTTTTGCTGATGCTGAGGTTGATGAAGAAAATCACAGACTTATGTTGATTTTTATGTGTGTTCCAGTTAGTCCAGGTAATAGCAGATTGATTTGGATTTTCCCAAGAAAATTTGGCGTTTGGATTGACCAAATTGTTCCAAGATGGATGTTTCACATTGGAGTAAACTTGGTTCTTGATTCTGATTTGTATCTTCTTCATGTTGAG GAGCGTAAGATAATGGAAATTGGGGCTACCAATTGGCAAAAAGCTTGTTTTTTGCCTACAAAGTCAGATGCTATGGTGGTTGGCTTCCGGAGGTGGTTCAACAAGTATGCCGGCAGTGAGATTGACTGGAAAGGGAAGTATAGTGGAGCTCTTCCTCCATCCCTTCCTAGAGAACAACTGATGGACAG GTATTGGAGTCATGTAGTGAATTGTAAGAGTTGTAATAGTGCATATAAAGGTCTCAAGGCACTCGAAGTAATGCTGCAAATCATGTCGGTTATCTTGATTGGCATCATTGTTGTAACAAAGCAGAAGATGATGTCAATGGTGGCTAAAACAACAATGGTATCAATGGCTATCATTTGCTTTGCAGCTTCCAAATGGTTGGCTCATTTCATCTACAAGAACTTCCATTACCATGGTTATAACCATGCCTTTCATTGA
- the LOC107938383 gene encoding protochlorophyllide-dependent translocon component 52, chloroplastic, protein MDVLRASSSTLVHSPYISTTRRRNKTQFPKPIFHHLRLKLIVFDSSFTLFERNGSKSRLFMTLSSSPASTTESIEPPMPELEADGREKKRFDWYSHWYPVMPICDLDKRVPHAKKVLGLDLVVWWDRNENEWKVFDDTCPHRLAPLSDGRIDQWGRLQCVYHGWCFNGNGDCKLIPQAPLDGPPVHTFKEACVTVYPSTVQHDIVWVWPNADPQYKDIIMKKKPPYIPVLDDPSFSGPTGNREFPFGYEVLIENLMDPAHLPYAHYGLISNPTPKVKVDREGGSPLGMEVEKLDKNGFNGKQDWGCSYFIAPCIYHAFIDVDQQNGSAICETEKSNRRLCLVFMCIPVSPGKSRLIWSFPKNFGVWIDKIVPRWMFHIGQNLILDSDLYLLHVQEHKVMELEATNWQEACFVPTKSDAFVVGFRRWLNKYGGGTVDWKGKFSGALPPSPPREQLMDRYWTHVVSCKSCSAAHKGLKTLEVMLQTMSVISIGIVAVTKQNMISMVAKSTMVSMAIICFAASKWLAQFIYKNFHYHDYNHAFV, encoded by the exons ATGGATGTTCTTAGAGCTTCTTCTTCTACCCTTGTTCATTCACCATACATTTCAAcaacaagaagaagaaacaaaaccCAATTTCCTAAACCCATCTTTCAccatttaaggttaaaattaaTTGTGTTCGATTCATCTTTCACATTGTTTGAAAGAAATGGATCGAAATCGAGGTTGTTTATGACGTTATCATCATCCCCGGCATCAACAACGGAGTCCATTGAGCCACCTATGCCGGAACTTGAGGCTGATGGTCGCGAGAAAAAGAGATTCGATTGGTACTCACATTGGTACCCGGTGATGCCAATATGTGATTTGGATAAGAGGGTGCCCCATGCTAAGAAAGTATTGGGACTTGACCTAGTGGTGTGGTGGGATAGGAATGAGAATGAATGGAAAGTGTTTGATGATACTTGTCCCCATAGATTAGCTCCTTTATCTGATGGAAGAATTGATCAGTGGGGGAGATTACAATGTGTGTACCATGGTTGGTGTTTCAATGGAAATGGTGATTGTAAACTCATCCCTCAAGCCCCCCTAGATGGACCACCG GTCCATACATTCAAGGAAGCATGTGTGACTGTTTATCCAAGCACTGTGCAACATGATATTGTGTGGGTTTGGCCTAATGCTGATCCTCAATACAAAGATATTATAATGAAGAAAAAACCTCCTTACATCCCTGTCTTGGATGATCCTTCATTTTCAGGGCCAACGGGAAACAGAGAATTTCCTTTCGG GTACGAGGTGTTGATTGAAAATCTTATGGATCCTGCTCATCTTCCGTATGCACATTACGGATTAATATCCAATCCGACCCCTAAAG TGAAGGTAGATAGAGAAGGGGGTAGTCCACTTGGTATGGAAGTTGAGAAATTGGATAAAAATGGTTTCAATGGAAAACAAGATTGGGGTTGTTCTTACTTTATTGCACCTTGCATCTATCATGCTTTTATTGATGTTGATCAACAAAATGGATCTGCAATATGCGAAACCGAAAAG TCAAATCGAAGACTTTGTTTAGTTTTTATGTGTATTCCGGTTAGTCCGGGTAAAAGTAGACTTATTTGGTCTTTCCCAAAGAACTTTGGTGTTTGGATTGACAAGATTGTTCCAAGATGGATGTTTCACATTGGACAAAACTTGATTTTGGATTCTGATTTGTATCTTCTTCATGTTCAG GAGCATAAGGTAATGGAACTTGAAGCTACCAATTGGCAAGAAGCTTGTTTTGTGCCTACAAAGTCAGATGCCTTTGTGGTTGGCTTCCGAAGGTGGTTGAACAAGTATGGCGGTGGCACGGTTGATTGGAAAGGGAAGTTTAGCGGAGCTCTTCCTCCATCTCCTCCTAGAGAGCAACTGATGGACAG GTATTGGACTCATGTGGTGAGTTGTAAGAGTTGCAGTGCAGCACATAAAGGTCTTAAGACACTTGAAGTAATGCTACAAACCATGTCGGTTATTTCGATTGGGATCGTTGCTGTGACAAAGCAGAACATGATATCAATGGTGGCTAAATCAACAATGGTATCAATGGCTATCATTTGTTTTGCAGCTTCAAAATGGTTGGCTCAGTTCATCTACAAAAATTTCCATTATCATGATTATAATCATgcttttgtataa
- the LOC107938376 gene encoding uncharacterized protein produces MRKPTKESELNTEPIGQNLIKLISNLCFSVFVLSVLIFTAIAITYQPPDPWLESAPSLTKLFTQTENATFKIDDSIVKTGEDLVSSPVPAIPPALAPNPITETDDSIVKTGEDSVSSPAPAIPPALATNDSVVKTGEDSVSSPVPAMSPVLATNDSVVKTSKDSVSSLAPAVSPVVAPNPVTKTNDSVVKSGEESKSSPAPAMSPALAPNPVTKTNDSVVRTGLAPAPATSPALAPTPIVETEAKTPKSDCEELKHVNCSDPRVLLAIKKFNSKTFKSIVILEYQTPVNGSKPDECDVAWRFRNKKERSWRKYRDFRRFEFGIGVNCTYRVIHTGRWHSGINARRPWIRPNPKFTRPIRDEEINDTIPALLETNFRKGKYLYYARGGDYCKGMNHYLWSFLCGLGEAIYLNRTFVMDLNMCLSATHSSSHKDEEGKDFRFYFDFEHLKETASVVEEIEFLRDWKKWDRGHKRKVPLKKIKSYKTTPMQLKKDKTTIIWRQFDGPEPDNYWYRVCEGQAAKYIHRPWHTIWKSKRLMNIVTEISGRMDWDFDAIHVIRGEKAQNKQLWPNLDSETSPNAILTKLQQMVQPWRNLYIATNEPFYNYFDNLRSHYKVHLLDDYKELWNVGSEWYNETTLLNGGKPVEFDGYMRAVVDTEVLYRAKTRVETFYNLTKDCKDGINTC; encoded by the coding sequence atgaggaaACCCACAAAAGAATCAGAGTTAAACACTGAGCCAATCGGTCAAAATCTGATCAAATTGATTAGTAATCTCTGTTTCTCTGTTTTTGTGTTGTCGGTTCTTATATTTACAGCCATTGCTATCACTTATCAACCACCAGATCCATGGCTGGAATCAGCTCCTTCTTTAACCAAGCTCTTCACTCAAACTGAAAATGCCACTTTTAAAATCGATGATTCCATTGTTAAAACCGGTGAAGATTTGGTTTCTTCGCCGGTTCCGGCGATTCCCCCTGCTTTAGCACCTAATCCCATTACTGAAACCGATGATTCCATTGTTAAAACCGGTGAGGATTCGGTTTCTTCGCCGGCTCCGGCAATTCCCCCTGCATTAGCAACCAATGATTCCGTTGTAAAAACCGGTGAGGATTCGGTTTCTTCGCCGGTTCCGGCAATGTCCCCTGTTTTAGCAACCAATGATTCTGTTGTAAAAACCAGTAAGGATTCGGTTTCTTCGCTGGCTCCAGCTGTGTCCCCTGTTGTAGCACCCAATCCGGTTACTAAAACCAATGATTCGGTTGTTAAATCCGGTGAAGAAAGCAAGTCTTCACCAGCTCCGGCAATGTCCCCTGCTTTAGCACCCAATCCTGTTACTAAAACCAACGATTCGGTGGTCAGAACCGGTCTGGCTCCAGCTCCGGCGACGTCCCCTGCTTTGGCTCCCACTCCCATTGTTGAAACCGAAGCAAAAACCCCGAAATCCGATTGTGAGGAGTTAAAACATGTGAATTGTTCAGATCCACGGGTTTTACTCGCAATCAAGAAATTCAATTCAAAAACTTTCAAGTCCATTGTGATTTTAGAGTATCAAACACCGGTCAACGGCTCGAAACCGGATGAATGCGATGTTGCTTGGAGGTTTCGGAACAAAAAGGAAAGATCTTGGAGAAAGTACAGAGATTTTAGAAGGTTTGAGTTTGGGATCGGAGTGAATTGTACTTACAGAGTGATCCATACAGGCCGTTGGCATTCGGGAATCAACGCTCGACGACCTTGGATTCGGCCTAACCCGAAGTTCACTCGACCGATACGTGATGAAGAGATAAACGATACAATCCCGGCTTTACTGGAAACAAACTTTAGGAAAGGGAAGTATTTGTATTATGCAAGAGGAGGAGATTATTGTAAGGGAATGAACCATTACTTATGGAGTTTCTTATGTGGTTTAGGGGAAGCTATTTATTTGAATAGAACATTTGTGATGGATTTAAACATGTGTTTATCGGCAACTCATAGTTCGAGTCATAAAGACGAAGAAGGCAAAGATTTCCGGTTTTATTTCGACTTCGAGCATCTTAAAGAAACTGCGTCCGTTGTGGAAGAAATTGAGTTTTTACGAGATTGGAAGAAATGGGATAGAGGTCATAAAAGAAAAGTaccattgaagaagataaagagCTATAAAACTACACCAATGCAACTCAAAAAGGATAAAACCACAATCATATGGAGACAATTTGATGGACCAGAGCCTGATAATTATTGGTATAGAGTATGTGAAGGGCAAGCTGCTAAGTACATTCACAGACCGTGGCATACAATATGGAAATCGAAACGATTGATGAACATCGTAACCGAGATAAGCGGTCGTATGGATTGGGATTTCGACGCTATTCACGTCATCCGTGGTGAAAAAGCACAAAACAAACAACTTTGGCCGAATCTGGATTCTGAGACCTCCCCTAACGCAATCTTAACCAAGCTTCAACAAATGGTTCAACCGTGGAGGAACCTTTACATTGCGACAAACGAGCCGTTCTACAATTACTTCGATAACTTGAGGTCACATTACAAGGTTCATTTGCTTGATGATTATAAGGAATTGTGGAACGTGGGGAGCGAGTGGTACAACGAGACGACGTTGCTTAACGGCGGGAAACCGGTCGAGTTCGATGGTTACATGAGAGCTGTTGTGGATACCGAGGTACTTTATCGAGCGAAAACTCGTGTTGAAACCTTTTATAATCTGACTAAAGATTGCAAAGATGGAATTAATACATGTTGA
- the LOC121203040 gene encoding protochlorophyllide-dependent translocon component 52, chloroplastic isoform X2 has protein sequence MDVLRAASAIGPLPCILTTATRNKTQFPKSIFHNLNLKLPALTRNGSKSRLFMTLSSTPSSTMESIEPPMPELEADGREKERFDWYSQWYPVMPVCDLDKRVPHGKKVLGLDLVVWWDKNENEWKVFDDTCPHRLAPLSEGRIDQWGRLQCVYHGWCFNGNGDCKIIPQAPLDGPPVHTFKKACVAVYPSVVQHDIVWVWPNADPQYKDIITKKKPPYIPELDDPSFSRPMGNRDLPFGYEFLIENLMDFAHLPYAHYGIIRTPTPKVSPGNSRLIWIFPRKFGVWIDQIVPRWMFHIGVNLVLDSDLYLLHVEERKIMEIGATNWQKACFLPTKSDAMVVGFRRWFNKYAGSEIDWKGKYSGALPPSLPREQLMDRYWSHVVNCKSCNSAYKGLKALEVMLQIMSVILIGIIVVTKQKMMSMVAKTTMVSMAIICFAASKWLAHFIYKNFHYHGYNHAFH, from the exons ATGGATGTTCTTAGAGCTGCTTCTGCTATTGGTCCTTTACCATGCATTCTAACAACAGCAACAAGAAACAAAACCCAGTTTCCTAAatccatctttcacaatttaaacttaaaattaccAGCTCTTACAAGAAATGGATCGAAATCCAGGTTGTTTATGACCTTATCATCGACCCCATCATCAACAATGGAGTCCATCGAGCCACCTATGCCGGAACTTGAGGCTGACGGTCGCGAGAAAGAGAGATTCGATTGGTACTCACAGTGGTACCCGGTGATGCCAGTATGTGATTTGGATAAGAGGGTGCCACATGGTAAGAAGGTATTGGGACTTGATCTAGTGGTGTGGTGGGATAAGAATGAGAACGAATGGAAAGTGTTTGATGATACTTGTCCTCATAGATTAGCTCCTTTATCTGAGGGAAGAATTGATCAATGGGGGAGATTACAGTGTGTGTACCATGGTTGGTGCTTTAATGGCAATGGTGATTGCAAAATCATTCCTCAAGCTCCCTTAGATGGACCCCCG GTCCATACATTCAAGAAAGCATGTGTGGCTGTTTATCCAAGTGTTGTGCAACATGATATTGTATGGGTTTGGCCAAATGCTGATCCTCAATACAAAGATATTATAACAAAGAAAAAGCCTCCTTACATACCTGAGTTGGATGATCCTTCGTTTTCAAGGCCGATGGGAAATAGAGATCTTCCTTTcgg GTATGAGTTCTTGATTGAAAATCTTATGGATTTTGCTCATCTTCCATATGCACATTACGGAATAATCCGCACTCCGACCCCTAAGG TTAGTCCAGGTAATAGCAGATTGATTTGGATTTTCCCAAGAAAATTTGGCGTTTGGATTGACCAAATTGTTCCAAGATGGATGTTTCACATTGGAGTAAACTTGGTTCTTGATTCTGATTTGTATCTTCTTCATGTTGAG GAGCGTAAGATAATGGAAATTGGGGCTACCAATTGGCAAAAAGCTTGTTTTTTGCCTACAAAGTCAGATGCTATGGTGGTTGGCTTCCGGAGGTGGTTCAACAAGTATGCCGGCAGTGAGATTGACTGGAAAGGGAAGTATAGTGGAGCTCTTCCTCCATCCCTTCCTAGAGAACAACTGATGGACAG GTATTGGAGTCATGTAGTGAATTGTAAGAGTTGTAATAGTGCATATAAAGGTCTCAAGGCACTCGAAGTAATGCTGCAAATCATGTCGGTTATCTTGATTGGCATCATTGTTGTAACAAAGCAGAAGATGATGTCAATGGTGGCTAAAACAACAATGGTATCAATGGCTATCATTTGCTTTGCAGCTTCCAAATGGTTGGCTCATTTCATCTACAAGAACTTCCATTACCATGGTTATAACCATGCCTTTCATTGA